Below is a window of Syntrophorhabdaceae bacterium DNA.
ATACGCTCATATCACTCTCGCCCGAGGTCGCTGCCAACGAGAGGGGCATCACGGTACTCACCCGTCACGAGGCCCTCTCCATAGACCCTTCAAACAAAACGGTGACCGCCGTGAACCTGGACAATGATGAGGAGAAGACCATCCCTTACGACCATCTTGTCATTGCTACGGGGGGGCTGCCGGTTCGCCCTCCCTTTCCCGGTATAGATCTCGGTCACATCTTCACGTTGCGGGATCTCCATGACGGCGTCGAGATCAAGAGATTCATCGACCGGTGGACATCCTTTGAACCATGTATCGGACCGCAATGTGTCTACGTGAACACCTTCGGCGCCGAAAAGAGACCGATGCGGGCCTGCATCGTTGGAGGCGGTTCCATCGGTATGGAGATGTGCGAGTCTCTGAGAAAAAGAGGGGTCGAGGTGACGGTCTTCGAGAAGATGGACCGGGTCCTGGGGACCATGGACACGAGCATCACCGCGGTCGTCGAGGACAAGATAGCCTCTGAAGGCGTGAACCTCATGAAAGGAGCGTCCGTACAAAGCTTCGAAGGGAACAGCGGGACAGTCGCCCGTGTCGTCACCGACAAAGGGACCTTTGACGCCGACATGGTTCTCCTCGTCATCGGGGCAAAGCCGAACACGAAAATTGCCGTAGATGCCGGAATGGAGCTCGGCGCGGCCGGAGCGATAAAGGTTGATGGTCACCTGAGAACCAATATTCCCGACATTTACGCCGCAGGCGACTGCGCCGAGGCGACACAGATCGTCACGGGAAAAAAGGTCTATATCCCCCTCGGCGCAACCGCCAATAAACAGGGTCGAATAGCCGGTGAGAACGCCGCCGGTATGAGTAATGTCTTCGAAGGCATAGTTGGAACGGCGGTAACGAAGATCTTCGATCTCGAAGTGGCCCGCACGGGCCTCGCGCCCCTCGAGGCGGAAAGGGAAGCCATTGGCCACTTTGTGTCTACCATAAAGGGCAGGTCCAGAAGCAGTGCGTATCCTGAAGGCAAACCGATCACGGTGACCTACATCGTGGAAAAGACCTCGGGAAGGCTTCTTGGGGCCCAGATGGCCGGCAGTGAAGGCGTTGCCCACAGGATAGACACCCTTGCGACAGCATTGTACAACAGGATGACCATCGATGATATTGCCCGGCTGGACCTTGCCTACGCCCCTCCCTTTGCAACGGTATGGGACCCGATACTCGTCGCGGCCAATGTAGCCTTGAAAAGATTGCAAAAAGAAACGTAACCATAGTATATAGTTGATACTAACCAGTGAAAAGATGGCTGTCGACGGATCAAAAATGCACTAATCCAGGAGAGATCATGCTGCATCACGTCTTATCGTCCGTTCAGGAACGTATTGTCATGATAGAAAAGTCTCAATGGGGCGAGGGTCTGAGCCACGAGGATATGGAGCGGTTTGCGCAATACCTCTATCTCGCCACGGCACAGTCGAACGAATCCATCTTCAATGAAGGCGCCATCGAACCCTATATGTGCTTCGTGGCAGACGGGCTTGTCAGGATCACAAAGGGGGATTCCAAAAAGAATGTCAAGACTATCTGTGAGATCGGCCCCGGTAGAACTGTCGGCGAAATGAGCATCATCGATGGCCTTCCCCGTTCAGCGTCGGCGGTGGCGGTGAATCAAACCACGGTCCTTGTCCTCACGAAGGAAAACTTTGAACTTCTGATAAGTGATAACCCCAAACTGGGCGTAGCGCTCTTCCAGAGGCTCGCCCAGATGATAAGCCACAGGCTGCGGGTGTCGGACTGGATGCTGGTAGAGTACATATACGAATCTTGAAACTGTCCTTTAGAACCTTTCCAGATGTCCCGATTTGCACTGGGGACATCGTTTATCGGTCATTTCCAGCAGGGTCCTGATGTGGTCGGATTTGCAGTGGGGGCAGACGAGGGTGTCTTTTCGGAGATCGAGGCCGAACTGGCTCAGGCAGTCGATGCAGACGCAGGCGGAAAGATAGCCTACGCGCTCTTCCATGAGATCGATGATGGCCTCCTGTGAGGCGGCAAGGGCCTCGCAGTTGCGAAGGGATTCCTCTTCCATGCGAAGCATCTGGGCGATTATCTCCCGCTCGCCATGGTCTTTGAGCGGTATCCTGTCACCCCTGTCATTTTGCAGATAAAGGTACCCTCCGTTCGACTCGTCGAGGATATATCCGCAGAAATTGCACCGAAAACCGTAAATCGTGGTCTTTTCGTAAAAATCTGCTTCAATTCGTTCTGGGTTCATGGCCGTAACGCTCCTTTGATATGAAATACCACTCAAACATCCGGGCAAGCTTTTCGATCTGTTCTTCCTGCAGTATGTTGTCTATCCGTTCCCTGGCCGCGCCGATAAGCATGGCATTGGCCTCATCGCAATTTCCCCTTGATATGAGGATAACGGGGATGTTGATGGCGTGGGCGTAACCGGCCTCGAAGGCCACCCCCGTGTCTCCGTCATCGACAAGAGCCATAACAATGTCGCAATCCTCCAGCATCCGAAGACAGGTTTCCTTTACGGTCCGACTCAGCTTGAGCTTTGTCTCCCTGTTTCCTTCGATATTGGGTGTGTCGTCGAAGGGGTCGATAATTCCGACCGCTTTGCCGTAGTCGGTCTGTTCGAGGGCACTCCTCAGTTTTCCCAGGAACTCTTTCTTGAAGCGTTCCTGGGAATCATTGAAGCAGGGATGAGCGAAATAGATGTACATTGTCCCCTCTCTATTGGTCTACCGTCTTACCCGATGCCTGAACGGGATAGCGTTGATGCCGCCCTTTATTGCATGACAACGATCGGCATCCTCTTTGTTGGCTGGTCCTGTGTGACTCGCTCATGGTCATCTCATCACAACCTGAAAAAAAGAATGAACTTTCCACTTACCGCTGTATCGTAATCCAGGGCGCCCCGGATGCTTCCCGTGTTCCAGGTGCCGTCATCGTACTTTCTGTCCAGGCCCCGGCACACATCGGGCGGCAGATTCTCAAAGGCAAGCCAGTGACCGGCGTCGCCCTTTCCAGGGGTGTTGTAGGTGAGGGCCACGTTGCCGCTGAAGACGTGTTTGGGATTGGCAAATCCAGCCCCGTTCAGAACATTCGCCTGTCTCAGCTCAAACCAGAGATCGCATTGTTCGGTTCCCGTTCCCGCACAGGCAAAATCGGGGGGCGTTGCCCCGGACCCGATCCCCACGCGCCCGTTGCCGTTGCCGTCCGTGGCGCCGCGGAACTTTGACGAGGCAACCGGGTCATCACCGGCATAGTATGCGAAGCTCTCATAATAGCTTTGGAAGGCGGCGGCAATCTGATCTTTCTGGTGGAAAAGCTGTTTCATCTGGCCAGTCACGATAAGGGACTGGCCTTTAACTACGAGACCGATGATGAGGCCGATGATGACCGTCACAATTACCAGTTCGATAACCGTGAAACCACCCGGCCTCCCCGGGCTTGTCGCTGCCGTACAGGCGTCATTTTGTATTATCCCTGCCATATCTACAGTCAATATATGGGGATTCAGGGATCCTCGCAAGATGTAGAATTAGTTTACAGATAATGCGGTTTTACAGGTAACTTCTCTTTACAGATATGTTGATTTTACAGGTAAACCGGGGTTACGGATAAAGGACTTTTACATTGAAAATGGAAAGATGAGGAATATCAAAGAGTTTGTTCTGAGGTAAGACTGATGGGCCGAGCGCCCTTCATGAGTGCAACTGTGAATTCCACGCCCCGGTCGGTATTTGCCACCGTCATGTTGCCCCCGAATTTTTTTACAACGTGTCTCGCCTGGAAGAGCCCGATGCCGAGTCCTGAGCTCTTTGTCGTAAAGAAAGGCTCGAACATTCTGTCGATATCCTTGATGGGGCTGCCCGTATCATAGATAACGACGGTGACCGTCTCTCCTTCTTCCCTGATAAAGGCAAAACACTCCAATTGAGGTTCATTCGTGGATTTCTCGTGCATATTCTTTATTATGTTGTCGAAAACGGTCACAAGCTTATGCTTTTGCGTGAAGACGCTGCCCCGGCCTGTCGCCTCTCCCTTCACGCCATAGAGTTTGATAAGCTCGCTTATCATGGCGAGAACGTCGACCTCCTGTGTATCGCCCTCATCACTTTCCTTTTCCGAGCCCATCTCAAGGGTCGCCAGGATCTTGTCAGTCCTGACGGAAAGAGCCGGGGCCGATTCCCGCAGGTATTCAACGAATTTGTGCTCCCGCTCGGACCCGCCTATTCTGGTGATATTGTAAAGAAGCCCCTTGATGAACTGCGTCACGTTCTTCACATCGTGAAGCAGGAATGTCTGAAGCTTGGAAAAATTATAGAGTGCCTCATTGGCCACTTTTATCTTCATAAGGAGATCCATCTCGATGAGGAGGAAAAGGGTCTCGAAGATGATCATGTAGATATATCTCTGATATCCCCGGGGACTCACCGTCACGATACCGAGCCCTATGGAATAATCGGGCCGTGAAACCTTCCGCGTAATCACTCTTTTGTGGGCGGGACCGGGCCTCGCAAGGGTCTTTTCCCCGTAGGTTATCTCGTAGAAAACATCGTCTATCTCGGCCTTTTTGATGAGCTCCCTGGCCCTCGGCAGGAAAAGCGAAATATCGTAATTGCACTCGCTGTTGGTCTCCACCATCTTCAACTGGACCTTGAAGGCGCGGTTGGTGAGGTATCGCAGATAGAAGAGGATGACGAGGACCGCCACGCCCACCACGATGACGAACATGTACATCGATTGGATAAGCTTAAGCGTTATCATCTATGTCCTCACGGCGAAAGCCGAACTTCTTTATGAAATAATAGAGACTCTCCCTCTTTACGCCAAGCAGTTTGGCGGACTTGTAGACATTGAAGTTGGTGTCTTTGAGGACCTTGAGAATAATGTTCTTTTCGGCCTCCTCGCGAGCGGGCTGAAGCCCCTTGCCAACCTCGATGTCAAATGATATCTTGGCCAGTCCCTGTTCCTCAAGCTTTCGCTCCGTGTCCCGAAAGAGTATGGCCCTGTCGATGGAGAAGATGACCTGTTCGATGGATGCCGGCTTGACGAGATAGTCGAAGGCCCCTGACTTAATGGCCTCCAGCGCGGCGCTTTCCGTCTTCTGGCCCGTGAGTATGATGACCTTGATACCGAAATTCTCAAGAATATAATGAAGGAGCCGCAACCCTTCATCGGGCGTGTTCTCATGGGGAGGGAGCCCCAGGTCGAGAACGGCAAGGGTGACGTCGTGTTTGTTGAGGAGATTGATGGCCTTCCGAACATCTCCGGCCTCAACAATCTCAAAACGTTCCTCGAGGGCAAAGCGCATCTGGGCCCGTAAAGCTACGTCATCTTCTGTGAGGAGAATGGTTTCCATTAATATCCCGAACAATATGTATAATAGTACTATTACAGACTTGTTTTAAAGAGGTTTTTTTCGCCTTCAGGTTTCTTCAGGCTCAAACTCTTCAAGCTCAAACCGGTTGTGCTCTTTTCTTGCCCTAACCCATATGTTCATAAAAAGTTCAAAATACCCCGACGCTACGGAAGGCCTCTGAAATCCGGCCTGCTCAAGTACCGCACGAACCTGTTTCCGTGAATAGGCGGCTTTGTGTTCGTCGATCTCGATCCGACTGACCATATTGTGCCGCGCGAGAAACTTCAGCAAGCCTTTGGTCCATCCGGCCGGGGTGGTCATGATGAACACACCTCCCGGTTTGAGGATCCTTTCGACCTCCCGGAGTATACGAAGAACCCTTGCCGGCTCGAAGTGTTCCAAAACAGCCAGCATGGTCACAACATCGAAAAAATCCCTATCGAAAGGTATGCGCGCAGAGTGTTCCACGTCGACATCGATAAGGGCCAGATCATGCCTTTTCTTCAATTCCACCCTCAGCTCTTTGTCGATCCCCTTATCAAGGCCGTACTTCTCGGAGAACTCCGCTTTCGTAAGAAAATAGGGAAAGAACCCGCAACCAATATCCAGAACCCTGCCCCTTCTCAACTCCACAGGCACAAGCGCATTCGCCTTCGCAACGCGCCTTCGCGCCAGATAACCCTCAAGGCGGCCCTCGCCGCGGGTCACATTTCTGCAAGGCGCACTCATATAACACCGCCCCTCTCGCCGTGAGTGGTGCTACCCCCACTGTCCCCGCCAGCCTCAGACGGTATCCTTCTATCCCT
It encodes the following:
- a CDS encoding FAD-dependent oxidoreductase produces the protein MPHERLVVVGGVAAGMSAASSFKRLKPEAEAIVLQKDYFISYGACSLPYYISDDVKDINTLISLSPEVAANERGITVLTRHEALSIDPSNKTVTAVNLDNDEEKTIPYDHLVIATGGLPVRPPFPGIDLGHIFTLRDLHDGVEIKRFIDRWTSFEPCIGPQCVYVNTFGAEKRPMRACIVGGGSIGMEMCESLRKRGVEVTVFEKMDRVLGTMDTSITAVVEDKIASEGVNLMKGASVQSFEGNSGTVARVVTDKGTFDADMVLLVIGAKPNTKIAVDAGMELGAAGAIKVDGHLRTNIPDIYAAGDCAEATQIVTGKKVYIPLGATANKQGRIAGENAAGMSNVFEGIVGTAVTKIFDLEVARTGLAPLEAEREAIGHFVSTIKGRSRSSAYPEGKPITVTYIVEKTSGRLLGAQMAGSEGVAHRIDTLATALYNRMTIDDIARLDLAYAPPFATVWDPILVAANVALKRLQKET
- a CDS encoding cyclic nucleotide-binding domain-containing protein is translated as MLHHVLSSVQERIVMIEKSQWGEGLSHEDMERFAQYLYLATAQSNESIFNEGAIEPYMCFVADGLVRITKGDSKKNVKTICEIGPGRTVGEMSIIDGLPRSASAVAVNQTTVLVLTKENFELLISDNPKLGVALFQRLAQMISHRLRVSDWMLVEYIYES
- a CDS encoding nucleoside 2-deoxyribosyltransferase; the protein is MYIYFAHPCFNDSQERFKKEFLGKLRSALEQTDYGKAVGIIDPFDDTPNIEGNRETKLKLSRTVKETCLRMLEDCDIVMALVDDGDTGVAFEAGYAHAINIPVILISRGNCDEANAMLIGAARERIDNILQEEQIEKLARMFEWYFISKERYGHEPRTN
- a CDS encoding type II secretion system protein — encoded protein: MAGIIQNDACTAATSPGRPGGFTVIELVIVTVIIGLIIGLVVKGQSLIVTGQMKQLFHQKDQIAAAFQSYYESFAYYAGDDPVASSKFRGATDGNGNGRVGIGSGATPPDFACAGTGTEQCDLWFELRQANVLNGAGFANPKHVFSGNVALTYNTPGKGDAGHWLAFENLPPDVCRGLDRKYDDGTWNTGSIRGALDYDTAVSGKFILFFRL
- a CDS encoding HAMP domain-containing sensor histidine kinase, which codes for MITLKLIQSMYMFVIVVGVAVLVILFYLRYLTNRAFKVQLKMVETNSECNYDISLFLPRARELIKKAEIDDVFYEITYGEKTLARPGPAHKRVITRKVSRPDYSIGLGIVTVSPRGYQRYIYMIIFETLFLLIEMDLLMKIKVANEALYNFSKLQTFLLHDVKNVTQFIKGLLYNITRIGGSEREHKFVEYLRESAPALSVRTDKILATLEMGSEKESDEGDTQEVDVLAMISELIKLYGVKGEATGRGSVFTQKHKLVTVFDNIIKNMHEKSTNEPQLECFAFIREEGETVTVVIYDTGSPIKDIDRMFEPFFTTKSSGLGIGLFQARHVVKKFGGNMTVANTDRGVEFTVALMKGARPISLTSEQTL
- a CDS encoding response regulator — its product is METILLTEDDVALRAQMRFALEERFEIVEAGDVRKAINLLNKHDVTLAVLDLGLPPHENTPDEGLRLLHYILENFGIKVIILTGQKTESAALEAIKSGAFDYLVKPASIEQVIFSIDRAILFRDTERKLEEQGLAKISFDIEVGKGLQPAREEAEKNIILKVLKDTNFNVYKSAKLLGVKRESLYYFIKKFGFRREDIDDNA
- a CDS encoding class I SAM-dependent methyltransferase, translated to MSAPCRNVTRGEGRLEGYLARRRVAKANALVPVELRRGRVLDIGCGFFPYFLTKAEFSEKYGLDKGIDKELRVELKKRHDLALIDVDVEHSARIPFDRDFFDVVTMLAVLEHFEPARVLRILREVERILKPGGVFIMTTPAGWTKGLLKFLARHNMVSRIEIDEHKAAYSRKQVRAVLEQAGFQRPSVASGYFELFMNIWVRARKEHNRFELEEFEPEET